A stretch of Aphanothece sacrum FPU1 DNA encodes these proteins:
- the glgB gene encoding 1,4-alpha-glucan branching enzyme, with protein MTTTTISPDQVNQIVYNLHHNPFELLGCHLLEENGNSKRWVIRAYLPKAQAAWVLCPTERQEYAMTSVHHPNFFECIIETPNFNNYQLRVKEGESERVIYDPYAFNSPYITDFDLHLFAEGNHHRIYEKLGAHLAEVDGVKGVYFALWAPNARNVSILGDFNQWDGREHQMRKRSNNVWELFIPELGTGTSYKYEVKNWEGHIYEKTDPYGFYQEVRPKTASIVADLETYQWNDDQWIEKRRNSDPLSQPISVYELHLGSWLHASSDEKTLLLKGESDPVPVSELNPGARFLSYYELVDKLIPYVKDLGFTHIELLPVAEHPFDGSWGYQVTGYYAPTSRYGTPEDFMYFVDKCHENGIGVIVDWVPGHFPKDGHGLAFFDGTHLYEHADPRQGEHKEWGTLVFNYSRNEVRNFLVANVLFWFDKYHIDGIRVDAVASMLYLDYCRKEGEWIANQYGGRENLEAADFLRQVNSVLFSYFPGSLSIAEESTDWPMVSWPTYAGGLGFNLKWNMGWMHDILDYFSMDPWFRQYHQNNVTFSMWYNHSENYMLALSHDEVVHGKSNIIGKMPGDEWQKYANVRSLFAYMFTHPGKKTMFMSMEFGQWSEWNVWADLEWNLLQYESHQQLKLFFKEINALYKSEPSLYTRDFEEEGFRWIDCTDNRHSVVSFIRRGKEPSDFMVVVCNFTPQPHSHYRIGVPEAGYYTELFNSDAKKYGGSNMGNLGGKWTDEWSFHGLPYSLDLCLPPLGVLVFKMDRTQSQEMVQQIEA; from the coding sequence ATGACTACTACCACCATATCCCCTGATCAAGTTAATCAGATTGTCTACAATCTACATCACAATCCCTTTGAACTTTTAGGATGCCATCTACTCGAAGAAAATGGTAATTCTAAACGATGGGTTATTCGTGCTTATTTACCAAAAGCACAGGCCGCATGGGTATTATGCCCTACCGAACGGCAAGAATATGCCATGACATCGGTTCATCATCCTAACTTTTTTGAGTGTATCATTGAAACCCCTAACTTCAATAATTATCAATTACGGGTAAAAGAAGGGGAATCCGAACGAGTTATCTACGATCCCTACGCTTTTAATTCTCCCTACATCACTGACTTCGATTTACACTTATTTGCGGAAGGAAACCATCACCGTATTTACGAAAAATTAGGGGCCCATCTGGCCGAAGTAGATGGAGTAAAAGGAGTTTATTTTGCTCTGTGGGCCCCCAATGCTCGTAATGTCTCCATTTTAGGCGATTTTAATCAATGGGACGGTCGAGAACATCAAATGCGTAAACGCAGTAACAATGTTTGGGAACTATTTATCCCTGAACTTGGTACTGGAACCTCTTATAAGTATGAGGTGAAAAACTGGGAAGGTCATATTTACGAAAAAACTGACCCCTACGGATTTTATCAAGAAGTTCGCCCCAAAACTGCCTCCATTGTCGCTGATCTAGAGACTTACCAATGGAATGATGACCAATGGATAGAAAAGCGACGCAATAGTGATCCTCTTAGTCAACCTATTTCCGTATATGAACTCCATTTAGGATCTTGGTTACACGCTTCTTCTGATGAAAAAACCCTTTTACTCAAAGGAGAGTCCGATCCAGTTCCCGTCTCGGAATTAAATCCGGGGGCCCGTTTCTTGAGTTATTATGAATTAGTGGATAAGCTCATTCCCTACGTTAAAGACTTAGGATTTACTCATATTGAATTATTACCCGTTGCGGAACACCCGTTTGATGGTTCTTGGGGTTATCAAGTCACGGGATATTATGCACCGACTTCTCGTTATGGTACTCCCGAAGATTTCATGTATTTTGTGGATAAATGCCATGAAAACGGGATTGGAGTCATAGTAGATTGGGTTCCAGGACATTTTCCTAAAGATGGTCACGGATTAGCCTTTTTTGATGGCACTCATTTATATGAACACGCTGATCCCCGTCAAGGTGAACATAAGGAATGGGGAACCCTAGTCTTTAATTATTCTCGTAATGAAGTCCGTAACTTTTTAGTGGCCAATGTGTTATTTTGGTTCGATAAATATCATATTGATGGTATTCGGGTAGATGCGGTTGCCTCCATGTTATACCTTGATTATTGTCGTAAAGAGGGAGAATGGATAGCTAACCAATACGGGGGACGAGAAAATCTAGAGGCCGCTGATTTCTTGCGTCAGGTCAATAGTGTTCTGTTTAGTTATTTTCCAGGATCTTTATCCATTGCGGAAGAATCTACAGATTGGCCGATGGTATCTTGGCCTACTTATGCGGGAGGTTTAGGATTTAATCTGAAGTGGAATATGGGATGGATGCACGATATCCTGGACTATTTCAGTATGGACCCTTGGTTCCGTCAATACCACCAAAATAACGTTACTTTTAGTATGTGGTATAATCATAGTGAGAACTATATGCTGGCCCTATCTCATGATGAGGTAGTACATGGTAAGAGTAATATTATCGGGAAAATGCCTGGGGATGAATGGCAAAAATACGCCAATGTCCGCAGTTTGTTTGCTTATATGTTCACCCATCCGGGCAAAAAGACCATGTTTATGAGCATGGAATTTGGTCAATGGAGTGAATGGAATGTTTGGGCAGATTTAGAATGGAATTTGTTGCAATATGAATCCCATCAACAGCTTAAATTATTCTTTAAGGAGATCAATGCGCTGTATAAGAGTGAACCCTCTTTATATACTCGTGATTTTGAAGAAGAAGGGTTTCGCTGGATTGATTGTACGGATAATCGTCATAGTGTGGTGTCTTTTATTCGTCGGGGTAAAGAACCAAGTGATTTTATGGTGGTGGTTTGTAATTTTACGCCTCAACCTCATAGTCACTATCGTATTGGAGTTCCTGAAGCGGGATACTATACGGAGTTATTTAACAGTGATGCCAAAAAATATGGCGGCAGTAACATGGGGAACTTAGGCGGAAAATGGACAGATGAATGGTCTTTTCATGGTCTACCTTATTCTCTTGATTTGTGTTTACCTCCTTTAGGGGTATTAGTGTTTAAAATGGATCGGACTCAGAGTCAAGAAATGGTTCAACAAATCGAAGCATAA
- a CDS encoding tetratricopeptide repeat protein yields MKNQTLFSSNSHHTHCHSLPFPQGNWYSRIMADQFQSPETCYNRLRTEIREKANQGDYNGAITLLDQLIVRYPDHPSDYNNRGLMHLQKKNYIQAMADFNQAIALNPSLDRAYNNRGNCQSSQGNLIEALEDYEKALDLNPYNEKAWINQGITLRELEWYELALDAFDFALLIPQKLAGRLYAERGYTYHVRGDWNCAIADYYRGLCELSPDDPYQEKIKQWLDQLLSPLNV; encoded by the coding sequence ATGAAAAATCAGACCCTTTTTTCTTCTAATTCACACCATACCCATTGCCATTCCCTGCCTTTTCCCCAAGGGAATTGGTATTCTAGAATTATGGCTGATCAGTTTCAGTCCCCCGAAACCTGCTACAACCGTTTACGGACAGAAATTAGAGAAAAAGCGAACCAAGGGGATTATAACGGCGCGATCACCCTACTCGATCAACTAATTGTCCGTTATCCTGATCACCCTAGCGATTATAATAATCGCGGATTAATGCACTTACAGAAAAAAAATTATATCCAAGCGATGGCAGATTTTAATCAAGCGATCGCCCTTAATCCTAGTTTAGATAGAGCCTATAATAATAGAGGAAACTGTCAATCTTCCCAAGGAAACCTAATTGAAGCTTTAGAAGACTACGAAAAAGCCTTAGATCTTAATCCCTACAATGAAAAAGCTTGGATTAATCAAGGAATTACCCTCAGAGAGTTAGAATGGTATGAATTAGCCCTAGATGCTTTTGATTTTGCCTTGTTGATTCCCCAAAAATTGGCCGGTCGTCTTTATGCCGAACGGGGTTATACTTATCACGTTAGAGGAGACTGGAATTGTGCGATCGCGGACTATTATCGAGGGTTATGTGAGTTATCCCCAGATGATCCCTATCAAGAAAAAATCAAACAATGGTTAGATCAGTTATTAAGTCCCTTGAATGTATAA
- the tkt gene encoding transketolase: MVAATQSLEELCINSIRFLAVDAIEKSKSGHPGLPMGAAPMGFVLWDKFMRFNPKNPKWFNRDRFILSAGHGCMLQYALLYLTGYDSVSIEDIKQFRQWGSKTPGHPENFETEGVEVTTGPLGQGIANGVGLALAEAHLAATFNKPDATIVDHYTYVILGDGCNMEGVASEACSIAGHWGLGKLIALYDDNHISIDGSTDVAFTEDVSKRFESYGWHVLHVESGNTDLTAIAKAIEEAKAVTDKPSMIKVTTTIGYGSPNKQNTAGIHGSALGPEETALTRKALNWEYEPFVVPQDVLTYMNKAIERGAAYEAEWNKAFTAYKAKYPSEAAQFERYLSNKLPDGWDKVLPTFTPEDKPLPTRKHSENCLNKLAPVLPELIGGSADLTHSNLTELKGFGDFQKGHYANRNVHFGVREHAMGAICNAMALHGSGLISYGATFLIFTDYMRAAIRLSALSQAGSIWVMTHDSIGQGEDGPTHQPIETLASLRAIPNLTVFRPADGNECSGAYKIAIEKSKKHEPSLLAFTRQNVPNLPGTSMEGVAKGAYTIVECQGTPDIILMGTGSEVSLCVTAAEKLTAEGKKVRVVSMPSWELFDAQDAAYKESVLPKAVTKRLSVEAAASFGWHKYVGPEGDTVSIDTFGASAPGGTCMDKFGFTVENVLAKAKAVLG; the protein is encoded by the coding sequence ATGGTCGCTGCCACCCAGTCACTCGAAGAACTCTGTATTAATTCTATTCGCTTTTTAGCCGTTGACGCGATAGAAAAATCCAAATCAGGACACCCAGGACTCCCTATGGGAGCTGCTCCGATGGGGTTTGTCCTCTGGGATAAGTTCATGCGCTTCAATCCCAAAAACCCCAAATGGTTCAACCGCGATCGCTTTATCCTCTCGGCTGGTCATGGTTGTATGTTACAGTACGCCTTACTCTATTTGACTGGTTATGATAGTGTCAGCATTGAAGATATTAAACAATTTCGTCAATGGGGATCTAAAACCCCTGGACACCCCGAAAACTTTGAAACTGAAGGGGTAGAAGTTACCACCGGGCCTTTAGGACAAGGGATCGCCAATGGAGTCGGTTTAGCCCTAGCTGAAGCTCATTTAGCGGCTACCTTCAACAAACCTGATGCTACCATTGTTGACCATTATACCTATGTAATTTTAGGTGATGGTTGTAACATGGAAGGGGTTGCCAGTGAAGCTTGTTCTATTGCCGGACATTGGGGTTTAGGTAAACTGATTGCTCTGTATGATGATAACCACATCTCTATTGATGGTTCTACTGATGTAGCCTTTACTGAAGATGTCTCCAAACGGTTTGAATCTTATGGTTGGCACGTTCTCCATGTAGAAAGTGGTAATACTGATTTAACGGCGATCGCCAAAGCTATTGAAGAAGCTAAAGCAGTCACCGATAAACCTTCCATGATTAAAGTAACCACAACTATTGGTTACGGTTCCCCCAACAAACAAAATACCGCAGGTATTCACGGATCCGCATTAGGACCTGAAGAAACCGCTCTAACCCGCAAGGCATTAAACTGGGAATATGAGCCTTTTGTCGTGCCTCAAGATGTGCTTACTTACATGAATAAAGCCATTGAACGGGGTGCTGCTTATGAAGCTGAATGGAATAAGGCTTTTACAGCATACAAAGCTAAATATCCCTCAGAAGCGGCTCAATTTGAACGTTATTTGAGTAATAAACTTCCTGACGGTTGGGACAAAGTATTACCGACTTTTACCCCTGAAGATAAGCCATTACCCACCCGTAAACATTCAGAAAACTGTCTCAACAAATTAGCCCCCGTTTTACCAGAATTAATTGGCGGTTCGGCTGATTTAACCCACTCCAACTTAACAGAATTGAAAGGTTTTGGCGACTTCCAAAAAGGCCATTATGCTAACCGTAACGTCCATTTTGGGGTACGGGAACACGCCATGGGTGCTATTTGTAATGCAATGGCGTTACATGGTTCTGGTTTAATTTCCTACGGTGCTACCTTCTTAATCTTTACCGATTATATGCGGGCGGCTATCCGTTTGTCTGCTTTGTCTCAAGCGGGTTCTATTTGGGTAATGACTCACGACTCTATTGGACAAGGGGAAGACGGCCCCACCCACCAACCCATTGAAACTTTAGCTTCTTTACGGGCTATTCCTAATTTAACGGTGTTTCGTCCGGCTGATGGAAATGAGTGTTCTGGGGCGTATAAAATCGCTATTGAGAAGTCCAAAAAACACGAACCTAGTCTATTAGCTTTCACTCGTCAAAATGTGCCTAATTTGCCAGGAACTTCCATGGAAGGAGTGGCTAAAGGTGCTTATACTATTGTTGAATGTCAGGGGACACCTGATATCATTTTGATGGGTACTGGTTCAGAAGTGAGTTTGTGTGTGACTGCGGCTGAAAAATTAACTGCTGAAGGTAAGAAAGTTCGTGTAGTGTCTATGCCTTCTTGGGAATTATTTGATGCTCAAGATGCAGCTTATAAAGAGTCTGTTCTACCTAAAGCTGTAACCAAGCGGTTATCGGTAGAAGCTGCTGCAAGTTTTGGTTGGCATAAATATGTTGGCCCTGAAGGTGATACCGTCAGTATTGATACTTTTGGTGCTTCTGCGCCTGGTGGAACCTGTATGGACAAATTTGGCTTTACTGTTGAGAATGTATTAGCTAAAGCAAAAGCAGTTTTAGGATAA
- a CDS encoding HigA family addiction module antitoxin → MVNIPTHRPPTTPGEMLREEFLEPMGLTQQQLADGIGVSYQRINELINGKRGITTSTALRLGKYFGTSPDFWLNIQRANELYSVMQKEAEQIENIKPFVQIGT, encoded by the coding sequence ATGGTTAATATTCCCACTCATAGACCACCAACTACCCCAGGTGAAATGTTAAGAGAAGAATTTCTAGAACCAATGGGGTTGACTCAACAACAACTTGCAGATGGCATTGGAGTTAGTTATCAAAGGATTAATGAATTAATTAATGGCAAGAGAGGTATAACAACAAGTACAGCCTTAAGACTAGGGAAATACTTTGGGACATCTCCTGATTTTTGGCTTAATATACAAAGAGCGAATGAGCTTTATTCTGTAATGCAAAAAGAAGCCGAGCAGATTGAAAATATTAAGCCATTCGTGCAGATAGGAACTTAG